A single region of the Gossypium arboreum isolate Shixiya-1 chromosome 12, ASM2569848v2, whole genome shotgun sequence genome encodes:
- the LOC108477879 gene encoding uncharacterized protein LOC108477879: MNAQCEYHAGITGPSIENCITFKKLVERLIKMGIVKFDDTSSVENLLLDHANKRVNAIIDNTRKRIKMNIAEVKTLLREVWKKMVERWLIIEFRALVQGLIDNKELEFFKYAKGLEGEDVTFPYKDSKRVPWNYNCNVTISREENPISASEEGRDVGFYMRSRRRYDPSNTKAEPAKGKALAVEQKKENAHSEYSVVEQLYKQPARISVLAFLLSSEAHRSVLIKVLNETYVANDISINKLDRLVSNISANNFISFNDHEIPPGDMGSTKALHITTHCKGYTLPKVLSDNRSTLNVLPLSTLNRLPVDNSHIKTCQNIVRAFDGTERKVMGRIEVPFLIGPNTYEVDFLVMDIKPSYNCLLGKPWIHSIGAVPSTFHQKLKLVTEGRLVMINVEEDIIASVTSNVPYIGADDKAIECSFLSLEFVIATFIIEGNKIPMPRIFKATKMGLRLTVRKGSHTGKKGSENIFKEKSRCEAKEEKIGEEAGKEKNTGGIIHPERKMTRKETAEEMMGNLNINAISRRGNSKRNLSGIFVYVPGSFLNNWTVEEIPDLHRGNAFLIGYGIEAVLPINIEISSLRVLSKLKLDKAKWIQP, from the exons atgaatgcccaatgtgaataccatgcagGGATCACAGGACCCTCGATAGAAAACTGCATTACTTTCAAGAAGTTAGTCGAAAGGCTCATCAAAATGGgcattgtgaaatttgatgatacatctAGTGTAGAAAATCTGTTACTCGACCATGCGAATAAAAGGGTAAATGCAATAATCGACAATACGAGGAAGAGAATCAAGATGAATATTGCAGAAGTGAAAACCTTACTGAGGGAggtttggaagaaaatggtagAAAGATGGTTAATCAT TGAATTTAGGGCCTTAGTACAAGGTCTAATAGACAATAAAGAGTTAGAATTCTTTAAGTATGCCAAAGGCCTAGAAGGAGAGGATGTAACCTTTCCCTATAAGGATAGCAAGAGGGTTCCCTGGAATTATAACTGCAATGTGACGATCTCAAGAGAAGAGAACCCAATTAGCGCTTCAGAAGAAGGTCGAGATGTAGGTTTCTACATGCGCAGTAGAAGGCGCTACGACCCATCCAATACAAAGGCTGAGCCCGCAAAAGGAAAAGCCTTGGCGgttgaacaaaagaaagaaaatgcg catagcgagtatagcgtTGTAGAGCAACTATATAAACAACCAGCTCGCATATCAGTGCTTGCTTTCCTCTTAAGCTCGGAGGCACATCGTAGCGTGTTGATAAAAGTACTAAATGAAACTTATGTCGCCAATGATATCTCTATCAACAAGCTAGACCGTCTGGTCAGTAACATAAGCGCCaataatttcatctcttttaatgATCATGAAATACCGCCAGGAGACATGGGATCGACGAAGGCTTTGCACATCACTACCCACTGCAAGGGGTATACATTGCCAAAGGTGTTAAGTGATAATAGATCTACACTAAATGTCTTGCCCTTATCCACACTAAACAGGTTACCAGTGGATAACTCTCATATAAAGACGTGTCAAAACATTGTGAGAGCATTCGATGGTACTGAAAGAAAGGTGATGGGAAGAATTGAGGTACCTTTTTTGATTGGTCCAAACACGTATGAAGTAGACTTcctggtgatggatatcaagccttcTTATAATTGCTTATTAGGCAAGCCTTGGATTCACTCGATTGGGGCAGTACCATCAACATTTCACCAAAAGCTAAAGTTGGTAACTGAGGGTCGACTGGTAATGATAAACGTAGAAGAAGATATTATTGCATCCGTAACCAGTAACGTGCCATACATAGGGGCAGACGATAAAGCGATAGAATGTTCTTTTTTATCACTAGAATTTGTAATTGCAACATTTATCATCGAAGGGAACAAGATCCCTATGCCCAGAATATTTAAAGCTACAAAGATGGGATTACGACTGACAGTCAGAAAAGGGAGCCATACAGGGAAAAAGGGTTCGGAAAATATCTTTAAAGAAAAGTCGAG ATgcgaagcaaaagaagaaaaaattggAGAAGAAGCAGGAAAGGAGAAGAACACGG GAGGAATCATTCACCCTGAGCGGAAGATGACAAGAAAAGAAACTGCTGAAGAAATGATGGGAAATTTAAACATCAACGCCATATCTAGAAGAGGGAATTCGAAAAGAAATTTATCGGGCATTTTCGTTTATGTACCTGGAAGttttctgaacaattggactgtggaagagattcct GACCTCCaccggggcaacgcctttcttaTTGGTTATGGAATAGAGGCAGTTTTACCCATCAACATTGAGATTTCTTCCCTTCGAGTCTTGTCCAAGCTGAAGTTGGATAAAGCAAAATGGATCCAACCCTGA